One part of the Tunicatimonas pelagia genome encodes these proteins:
- a CDS encoding MATE family efflux transporter, which yields MKRKDLTQGSVPLTLYQLTLPMVVGVLSMVAFNLVDTYFIGKLGKNELAALSFTFPVIMVIFSLVQGIGIGATALISQSFGRNDLAKAARETTDSLFLALMLVLIFVITGLFTIDLVFSALGATEEILPLVREYMEIWYFTIVFVIVPFVGNSAIRATGDTQTPSYIMLFAVLINAALDPLLIFGWGPIPSLGLQGAALATAISRGFTMVVSLYILRYRERLITFNIPSREVLFGCWRAILYIGLPTGISRMVAPVAVGGVTALMATYGADTVAAFGVGSRIEILGMSVFFALSAAIAPFIGQNLGQKKWDRIQQAINYSSIFSLLWGVLAAVVLWLLAEPIAALFTDNAQVAAQVAFYLSIIPISFGFQGIYLIGNAGLNTMGKPWPAFVISMAQMFIFYLPLAYLGSYWNEVSGAFLGIAVSYVPGAVVVFWILRRFIRRGVA from the coding sequence TTGAAGCGAAAAGACCTAACCCAGGGATCGGTTCCCCTCACGCTGTATCAACTTACCCTGCCCATGGTGGTAGGAGTGTTGAGTATGGTGGCATTCAACTTAGTTGATACTTACTTTATCGGAAAGCTGGGCAAAAATGAGCTAGCTGCCCTGAGCTTTACCTTTCCGGTGATTATGGTAATTTTTAGCTTAGTACAGGGAATTGGCATTGGAGCTACCGCTTTAATTTCTCAGTCTTTCGGAAGAAACGATTTAGCTAAAGCAGCACGTGAGACAACCGACAGTCTGTTTCTAGCCCTGATGCTGGTACTTATTTTCGTGATTACCGGACTGTTTACCATTGATCTGGTATTTTCTGCTTTGGGAGCCACTGAAGAGATACTTCCTTTGGTGCGAGAATACATGGAGATCTGGTACTTTACCATCGTATTTGTTATTGTTCCTTTTGTGGGCAACAGTGCTATTCGGGCCACTGGCGATACTCAAACCCCCAGTTACATCATGCTATTTGCCGTACTGATTAATGCCGCACTCGATCCGCTGCTAATCTTCGGCTGGGGGCCAATTCCTTCGCTAGGGCTACAGGGAGCAGCTCTAGCAACAGCTATTTCGCGGGGTTTCACCATGGTAGTATCTCTGTATATTTTGCGCTACCGCGAACGGCTAATTACGTTTAACATTCCTTCTCGTGAGGTGCTTTTCGGGTGCTGGCGGGCTATTCTTTATATTGGCTTACCTACCGGAATTTCTCGGATGGTGGCTCCGGTTGCGGTGGGGGGAGTAACCGCTCTAATGGCCACCTACGGGGCTGATACCGTCGCTGCTTTCGGAGTAGGAAGTCGGATCGAAATACTGGGAATGAGCGTATTTTTTGCGTTGTCCGCCGCTATCGCACCCTTTATTGGCCAAAATTTGGGTCAGAAAAAGTGGGATAGAATTCAGCAAGCCATTAACTATAGTAGCATTTTTTCACTGCTCTGGGGAGTATTGGCCGCGGTAGTTTTGTGGCTATTGGCTGAGCCCATAGCCGCATTGTTTACGGATAATGCCCAAGTGGCTGCTCAAGTTGCCTTTTACCTGTCAATCATCCCTATTAGTTTCGGGTTTCAGGGAATCTATTTAATTGGCAATGCCGGACTCAATACTATGGGCAAACCCTGGCCCGCCTTTGTTATTTCAATGGCTCAGATGTTTATCTTCTACTTGCCTTTGGCCTATCTGGGCTCTTATTGGAATGAAGTCTCGGGAGCCTTTTTGGGAATTGCAGTGAGCTACGTACCCGGTGCAGTCGTTGTTTTCTGGATACTACGCCGATTCATTCGCAGAGGAGTAGCCTAG
- a CDS encoding phosphoribosylpyrophosphate synthetase: MSSYDTLVEAINDLRKRGFEHDFNLEHDRLYCKQLKMHYRPKEFTITEVHRFEGMTDPGDNSVLYAVETSNHDKGVLVDAYGAYSEALSQEMIVKLKAGYQQ, from the coding sequence ATGTCCTCGTACGATACCTTGGTAGAAGCCATCAATGATTTGAGAAAGCGTGGTTTTGAGCACGACTTTAATTTAGAGCACGACCGACTGTATTGCAAACAACTCAAAATGCACTACCGCCCCAAAGAATTCACTATCACGGAAGTACACCGCTTTGAGGGAATGACGGACCCGGGTGATAACTCGGTGCTTTATGCCGTAGAAACTAGCAACCACGATAAAGGAGTGCTAGTGGATGCTTACGGTGCCTACTCAGAAGCACTCTCCCAAGAGATGATAGTAAAGCTTAAAGCTGGTTACCAGCAGTAG
- a CDS encoding sulfatase family protein, whose protein sequence is MKNVIFTLGALLVFANQTTAQTELPNIIIIFCDDLGYGDLGVYGSAVHRTPHLDQMATDGALFTDFYVTSGVCTPSRASLLTGCYPRRVDMHVNARHPDSIGTQVLFPMAKKGLNPNEITIAELLKEQGYATACIGKWHLGDQLEFLPTRQGFDTYFGIPYSNDMNRDFVPLPLMRDEEVIEAPVDQNTITQRYTQEAINFIQAHSEKPFFIYLPHAMTHNPLHASDNFRDKSANGIYGDAVEELDWSTGQILTTLKEQGLEENTLIIFTSDNGAASRWGGSNGDLRGWKGSTWEGGMRVPGIMQWKGTIPAGRVITEMASTLDILPTIAQWTQSSLPNDRVIDGFSLAPLLLNDNVSSPYVSFFYYQKAQLQAVRSGKWKLHLALDSTYQSNHYPGFKEGRAAELYNLEEDRQEQHNIAAKQPEVVQQLEHLADYARQHLGDLRSDGDQIRPAATVENPTVRLLEK, encoded by the coding sequence ATGAAAAATGTGATTTTTACGCTGGGTGCTCTTCTAGTTTTCGCCAACCAGACAACTGCCCAAACCGAGCTACCGAATATTATCATCATTTTTTGTGATGACTTGGGCTACGGTGACTTAGGTGTGTACGGTTCTGCGGTACACCGAACTCCCCACCTTGACCAAATGGCCACCGATGGTGCATTGTTTACCGACTTCTACGTTACCAGTGGGGTTTGCACTCCCTCTCGGGCTAGCCTTCTCACCGGATGTTACCCCCGTCGGGTTGATATGCACGTAAATGCCCGGCACCCCGATAGCATAGGCACTCAAGTACTTTTTCCTATGGCTAAGAAAGGCCTCAACCCCAACGAAATTACTATTGCCGAACTCCTAAAGGAACAAGGGTACGCTACCGCTTGCATTGGAAAGTGGCACTTGGGCGATCAGCTAGAATTTCTACCCACCCGACAAGGATTTGACACCTACTTCGGTATTCCCTACAGCAATGACATGAACCGCGACTTTGTACCTCTTCCACTGATGCGCGATGAAGAAGTGATTGAAGCTCCGGTAGATCAGAACACTATTACGCAGCGTTACACCCAAGAGGCGATTAATTTCATCCAAGCGCATTCAGAGAAACCATTCTTCATCTATCTTCCGCACGCCATGACGCATAATCCACTTCATGCCAGCGATAATTTTCGGGATAAGTCAGCCAATGGTATTTACGGTGATGCGGTAGAAGAACTAGACTGGTCTACCGGACAGATTCTCACCACCTTGAAAGAACAAGGGCTGGAAGAAAATACATTGATAATTTTCACTTCCGATAATGGGGCAGCCTCGCGCTGGGGCGGAAGTAACGGCGATTTGAGAGGCTGGAAGGGCAGCACCTGGGAAGGCGGTATGCGTGTACCCGGAATCATGCAATGGAAAGGTACCATCCCAGCCGGGCGGGTGATTACCGAAATGGCCAGCACGCTCGATATTCTTCCTACCATCGCTCAGTGGACCCAAAGCTCACTGCCCAATGACCGGGTGATCGACGGATTTTCATTAGCACCGCTGCTACTAAATGATAATGTTTCTTCTCCCTATGTTTCCTTCTTTTACTACCAGAAAGCGCAGCTACAAGCCGTGCGCTCCGGCAAGTGGAAGTTACATTTAGCACTAGATAGTACCTACCAGAGCAATCACTATCCTGGTTTCAAAGAAGGCCGAGCGGCAGAACTGTATAACCTAGAAGAAGATCGGCAGGAGCAACATAATATTGCTGCTAAACAGCCAGAAGTAGTGCAGCAATTAGAACATCTGGCCGATTACGCTCGCCAGCATTTGGGCGACTTACGCTCCGATGGTGATCAAATACGCCCGGCAGCCACGGTAGAAAACCCTACGGTGAGATTATTAGAGAAATAG
- the araD1 gene encoding AraD1 family protein, with product MKIIQFLNPDATPTVGLVQQGSVRVLNEVDSVYQLVQLAWDNQHALSEMIDYYASETRVSYQEIAKDKRLLPPLTHPDPYHTWVTGTGLTHLGSAASRDTMHKITGSKKESDLTDSMRMFEMGVKGGQMTDGNPGVQPEWFYKGNGLSVVAPEQPIPQPTFALDGGEEPEIVGLYIIDKTREPQRIGFTLGNEFSDHKMEKINYLYLAHSKLRKCAYGPELLVGKLPPKIEGTSKIIRDNEVLWEKNFLTGEEHMSHNLENLEHHHFKYELFRQPGDVHIHFFGTSVVSFADQIKTQPEDVFEISADCFTHPLVNPLAVNE from the coding sequence ATGAAGATTATACAATTTCTCAACCCCGATGCTACCCCCACCGTGGGCTTAGTTCAGCAAGGCTCAGTTAGAGTGCTCAACGAAGTTGATAGCGTCTACCAATTAGTTCAGCTTGCCTGGGATAACCAGCACGCGCTCAGTGAGATGATTGACTATTATGCTTCAGAAACTCGCGTTAGTTATCAGGAGATAGCTAAAGATAAGCGGCTACTTCCCCCACTTACCCATCCTGATCCGTACCATACTTGGGTTACTGGCACCGGACTGACACACTTGGGCAGTGCTGCTTCCCGCGATACCATGCATAAGATCACTGGAAGCAAAAAAGAATCCGACCTGACTGACTCTATGCGAATGTTTGAAATGGGAGTGAAAGGCGGACAAATGACCGATGGAAACCCCGGGGTGCAACCTGAATGGTTTTACAAGGGAAATGGATTATCCGTGGTAGCTCCCGAACAACCCATTCCTCAGCCAACTTTTGCTCTAGACGGAGGCGAAGAACCGGAGATCGTCGGATTGTACATTATCGATAAAACGAGAGAACCCCAACGAATTGGCTTTACCTTGGGTAATGAGTTTTCCGATCATAAAATGGAAAAAATAAACTATCTCTACCTGGCGCATTCCAAGCTAAGAAAATGTGCCTACGGCCCCGAACTATTGGTTGGGAAGTTACCACCAAAAATAGAGGGCACCAGTAAAATTATTAGGGATAACGAAGTATTATGGGAAAAGAACTTCTTGACCGGAGAAGAGCATATGAGCCACAACCTGGAAAATCTGGAGCATCATCACTTTAAATACGAACTGTTTCGACAGCCCGGCGATGTTCATATCCACTTTTTTGGCACCTCGGTAGTAAGCTTTGCCGATCAAATTAAAACCCAGCCAGAAGACGTATTTGAGATTTCTGCTGATTGCTTCACCCATCCACTAGTGAACCCACTCGCTGTTAATGAATAG
- the pyrR gene encoding bifunctional pyr operon transcriptional regulator/uracil phosphoribosyltransferase PyrR — protein MQDRKCIIHAQLLDVMLHRLCHQLIENHAHFEETVLLGLQPRGIYFADRIQRRLKKILDKEIDKGYLDTTFHRDDFRRRDSPLTPSKTDVSFLIEDKNVILLDDVLYTGRSVRAALDAMVTFGRPRKVELMVLIDRKYTRHLPIEPDYVGRAVNTIDSQRVLVEWEEQNEEDGVWITSKATT, from the coding sequence ATGCAAGACCGTAAATGTATTATTCATGCCCAGCTACTCGATGTGATGCTGCATCGGTTGTGCCATCAGCTTATTGAGAACCACGCCCATTTTGAAGAAACCGTATTATTGGGATTACAACCGCGCGGCATCTACTTTGCCGATCGTATTCAGCGCCGACTAAAGAAAATCTTAGATAAAGAAATAGATAAAGGGTACCTGGATACCACGTTCCACCGCGACGATTTTCGGCGACGGGATTCCCCACTGACCCCAAGTAAGACCGATGTTTCATTCTTGATAGAAGACAAAAACGTGATTTTGCTCGACGATGTACTGTATACCGGGCGTTCGGTACGAGCCGCGCTCGACGCTATGGTCACCTTTGGTCGTCCGCGCAAGGTTGAACTAATGGTACTCATTGATCGCAAGTATACCCGCCACTTACCCATTGAACCTGACTACGTAGGTCGAGCGGTTAATACCATTGACTCCCAGCGGGTATTAGTAGAGTGGGAGGAGCAAAATGAAGAAGACGGAGTTTGGATCACTTCTAAAGCGACTACATAA
- a CDS encoding aspartate carbamoyltransferase catalytic subunit, with translation MATETTTQTLRSPHLLGIKDLSAEEIQLIFSTADQFKDVLNRPIKKVPSLRDVTIANVFFENSTRTRLSFELAEKRLSADVVNFSSSSSSVKKGETLLDTVNNILAMKVDMVVMRHASPGAPHFLARHIGANVINAGDGTHEHPTQALLDTYSIYEKFGQVAGKKVVIVGDIMHSRVALSNIFALQKLGAEVMVCGPATLLPKYITELGIQVTLDLREALEWCDIANILRIQLERQQVKYFPSLREYSLYYGVNKRLLDSLNKSITVMHPGPINRGVELSSDVADSDQAIILDQVENGVAVRMSVLYLLASQIKKTD, from the coding sequence ATGGCCACCGAAACAACTACGCAAACACTACGCAGCCCCCACTTACTAGGAATCAAAGACCTGTCTGCCGAAGAGATTCAACTCATTTTCTCCACCGCCGACCAATTTAAAGATGTACTGAACCGCCCCATCAAGAAGGTGCCATCTCTCCGGGATGTGACCATTGCTAACGTGTTCTTTGAAAACTCAACCCGCACCCGCCTCTCTTTTGAGCTGGCCGAAAAGCGACTTTCGGCCGATGTGGTTAATTTCTCTTCCTCATCAAGTTCGGTCAAAAAAGGAGAAACCTTGCTGGATACGGTCAATAATATTCTGGCCATGAAGGTAGATATGGTGGTGATGCGTCACGCTAGCCCGGGAGCACCCCATTTTCTGGCGCGACATATCGGTGCTAATGTGATTAACGCCGGTGATGGCACCCACGAACATCCGACCCAAGCCTTGTTAGACACCTACTCTATCTACGAGAAATTCGGTCAGGTGGCCGGAAAGAAGGTAGTGATTGTAGGCGATATTATGCACTCGCGAGTCGCACTTTCCAATATTTTCGCCCTACAGAAATTAGGAGCCGAAGTAATGGTCTGCGGCCCGGCTACGTTGCTTCCCAAATATATCACTGAATTAGGTATCCAGGTTACACTAGATTTACGCGAAGCGTTAGAATGGTGCGATATTGCCAACATCTTGCGAATCCAACTGGAGCGTCAGCAGGTGAAGTACTTTCCTTCATTGCGGGAATACTCCTTGTACTACGGCGTAAACAAGAGGCTATTAGACAGTCTGAACAAATCGATCACCGTTATGCATCCCGGACCGATTAACCGCGGAGTAGAGCTGAGTAGCGACGTAGCCGATTCCGATCAAGCCATTATTCTAGATCAAGTTGAAAACGGAGTTGCCGTCCGTATGTCCGTGCTTTACCTGCTAGCTTCGCAGATTAAGAAGACCGATTGA
- a CDS encoding FG-GAP-like repeat-containing protein, with translation MKKTPNLTYIILLALALLSFVGYAQEIELDEQWVFENEGENREDEITRVVTDSQGNVYVSGWFSGTINLDPNGTNSGRLTAVDGNADPDDVNADMFVAKYNSDGALLNIRQLDYKGFNDVARSIALSSDESLLYVVGHARGEVGDDVDIYLASLTTSDLVVQKVIQSSSPENERGQNVAVHSNGNVYITGYYEKSVELFSGSFNPPVSPFSDNAPQDGLFVLVFDKDLNGLVDSGVAKGMGIVRSQGMDIDNQGNVYLAGEFSNNLSFPGANTEASQGARDIFCAKYNLGSNEFDFAFSLGSNSNSDDRSRSLVILDNSFYITGDFRNTMDFDPASAEAASIKTVASDYDFFLARYTLNGAYQNVYQVGGRGGSDGRSFEQGYDIAVHNNLLHVVGRITSITPDVGDERFFDEIANNDEADAFLAIFPPDISAPTFVERYGRDRFDYALALGITNAGDIFIGGFTDWSGRNDGVALKNSYLVKFEAEQEGATGVIVSEQLSAQTLESTTLGGRDATMADFDLDGDLDVAVAFKLGSAVRWYPNNNGSFNTGIPLQNNLPGPRAVSSANFDGTNGPDIALTDDPSSGSELRWYQNQGGGNFPAPQTITTNYAGSSDVLAEDIDQDGSPDIILTNFFTQNIIFFKNNGGEFPEEKEIDETAGRPRVLEAGNLDGDEQGLPDLLVVIRDKDAEEGGNDEDGVQWYRNLGSGNFAAPVVIANNTQVDNPRAASIADFDGDQDLDVVVVSNDGGNVTLIRNQGNGDFATPQNVGTAAKPFAVDATDLDGDGDIDILVGSENDGDAADNGTLTWFKNNGAAAFTKETLVTVPKGQPNTIVTEDIDNDGDQDIIVAFGEDGEFGLASANVLLSLTNNIQSAPQPLILDRSANQGNSGDAVRLYGGNFGSVIGTAQVFFGENEAVVEKVFAEGTQLWVTVPDLEDDFYDIIVRLPNENVAVSQNFLVGEEPIEPTITQVNPLSNVVAGTEVIIQGFGFGSNPTVKIGETTITVDSINAEGSFIRILVPEIPAGEYDVLVTPEGGTEITFDDKISIIEPQAPFISQVVPLQGVTAGTEVVIQGFGFGSNPTVGIGETTVNVNNVNAEGTTIRITAPDIPAGDYDVKVTPEGGTEIIFEDKISIIIDDGGDPSVSSVTPKQGIVGAQVTITGTQLGEVGVLFGNEAAIPTEQTATNVVFLVPNTAIVGQIYPISISYGEVVDSVASFEVVDVEDTTLPEIVPETIITTYRDGDDIIFTINANDESGIDEESVKLFYRKVGDQNLAEQEMVVQENGSYSTTLSVSDLSSLLGDDGVGIEYYFAVTDRAGNTATTERKIINREFTSLSLLRVSAIANPENPQQLDYQMIGIPLQPQSVSGQLTELGEFKSDNTGNWALYRYSSSNNTYEQFERNEFTNFAPGVGYMFAYRNFDSTIVLNGQTVGLTGNTFPITINQEFTLISNPYLSDIDWGAVIEFNEGLGIIAEGAIKKELLKWKHGQGWLPGETQLRPFEGAFVEATGITGSVTLQVPVSPAARLDAGIRKNTFSQDLSSSAWLVPFTLESGQQSYELGGVGMHPEAKINGDRFDALVPPRFIEYLDISFARRDNFNSSFTQDVVPTQNAFVWDFEVAASSGSAITLRWDNTQFGNSDYQLMLLDLESLVKTDLRSVSSYGFVANRGRRFQLFYGTSRDIEEAMQPDRFSVGTPYPNPTSSSLAIPVSVPDTKADVRLKIFNVTGQQVADQSYSLTEGYHNLQWEGTDIDNQRVPPGLYIYRVQQNSESTFSGKFVVQ, from the coding sequence GCAGCGACGAAAGCTTGCTCTACGTAGTAGGCCACGCCCGTGGCGAGGTAGGCGACGACGTAGATATCTACTTAGCCTCGCTAACAACTTCTGATCTAGTAGTACAAAAGGTAATACAGTCGTCTTCACCGGAAAATGAGCGCGGGCAGAACGTAGCCGTCCACAGCAATGGCAATGTGTATATTACTGGCTACTACGAAAAGTCCGTAGAGTTATTTTCCGGCAGTTTTAACCCACCTGTTTCCCCCTTTTCTGACAATGCTCCTCAAGATGGCCTGTTTGTTCTGGTGTTTGATAAAGATTTGAATGGCTTGGTGGATTCGGGGGTAGCCAAAGGAATGGGAATAGTACGTTCGCAGGGAATGGATATTGACAATCAGGGTAACGTTTACCTTGCGGGGGAGTTTAGCAATAACCTGTCTTTCCCGGGTGCAAATACTGAAGCTAGCCAAGGAGCTCGTGATATTTTTTGTGCGAAGTACAATCTAGGTAGCAATGAATTTGACTTCGCCTTTTCCTTAGGCTCCAATAGCAACAGTGATGATCGCTCTCGTAGCTTAGTCATTTTAGACAACTCCTTCTACATTACCGGAGATTTTAGAAACACGATGGACTTCGATCCCGCCAGTGCGGAAGCTGCTAGTATCAAAACCGTGGCTTCAGACTATGATTTCTTCTTGGCTCGCTACACATTGAACGGAGCCTACCAAAATGTGTATCAGGTGGGGGGAAGGGGAGGCTCGGATGGCCGGAGCTTTGAACAGGGGTATGATATAGCGGTGCATAACAATCTGTTACATGTTGTGGGGCGCATTACTAGTATTACCCCAGATGTGGGCGACGAGCGATTTTTCGACGAAATAGCTAACAACGACGAGGCTGATGCCTTTTTAGCAATATTTCCGCCCGATATTAGTGCTCCCACCTTTGTTGAACGTTACGGTCGTGATCGCTTCGACTATGCTCTTGCGCTCGGCATTACGAATGCAGGCGATATTTTCATAGGGGGGTTCACCGATTGGTCGGGAAGGAACGATGGGGTAGCACTAAAAAATAGTTACTTGGTGAAGTTTGAAGCTGAGCAAGAAGGAGCAACCGGTGTAATTGTAAGTGAGCAGTTAAGTGCCCAGACGTTGGAGTCAACTACTTTGGGTGGGCGGGATGCTACTATGGCCGACTTTGATTTGGACGGCGATTTAGATGTAGCGGTGGCTTTTAAGCTGGGTAGTGCCGTTCGCTGGTATCCCAATAACAACGGTTCATTCAATACGGGTATTCCGCTACAAAATAATTTGCCCGGCCCCCGGGCAGTGAGCAGTGCCAATTTTGATGGTACCAACGGACCCGATATTGCTTTAACGGATGATCCGAGCAGCGGAAGTGAGCTAAGGTGGTACCAAAATCAGGGAGGTGGTAACTTTCCGGCACCTCAAACGATAACGACCAACTACGCTGGCAGCAGTGATGTGTTGGCCGAAGATATAGATCAGGACGGAAGTCCTGATATTATACTAACCAATTTCTTTACCCAAAATATCATTTTCTTCAAGAATAATGGCGGAGAGTTTCCCGAAGAAAAAGAGATTGATGAAACTGCAGGACGCCCGCGGGTTCTGGAAGCTGGTAATCTTGATGGTGATGAACAAGGGTTACCCGACCTACTGGTGGTTATACGCGATAAAGATGCCGAAGAAGGAGGAAATGATGAAGATGGGGTACAGTGGTACAGAAATTTGGGTAGCGGTAACTTCGCTGCTCCGGTAGTAATTGCGAATAATACTCAGGTAGATAACCCCCGAGCCGCTTCTATTGCGGACTTTGATGGAGACCAGGATTTGGATGTAGTAGTAGTTTCTAACGATGGTGGTAACGTAACCCTTATTCGTAATCAGGGAAACGGAGATTTTGCTACCCCTCAGAATGTAGGTACCGCCGCAAAACCCTTTGCCGTGGATGCCACTGACCTGGATGGCGATGGGGATATTGATATTCTGGTAGGTTCGGAAAACGATGGCGATGCCGCTGATAATGGAACGCTTACGTGGTTTAAAAACAACGGAGCGGCTGCTTTTACCAAAGAAACTTTAGTGACGGTACCTAAGGGGCAACCTAATACTATTGTGACCGAGGATATTGATAACGATGGCGATCAGGATATTATAGTAGCTTTTGGAGAAGATGGTGAATTTGGGCTGGCGAGTGCTAACGTGCTACTATCGCTTACCAACAATATACAAAGTGCGCCTCAACCTCTAATTCTTGATCGCAGTGCTAATCAAGGCAATTCGGGAGATGCTGTTCGGTTGTACGGGGGCAATTTTGGTTCGGTGATTGGCACTGCTCAGGTGTTTTTCGGTGAAAACGAAGCAGTAGTGGAGAAGGTGTTTGCCGAAGGAACGCAGCTTTGGGTGACCGTTCCTGATCTGGAGGATGACTTTTACGACATCATTGTCCGCTTACCCAACGAAAATGTTGCGGTCTCTCAAAACTTCTTAGTGGGCGAAGAACCTATTGAACCCACTATCACTCAGGTAAACCCATTGAGCAACGTGGTTGCTGGCACGGAGGTAATTATTCAAGGTTTTGGTTTCGGAAGTAATCCAACGGTGAAAATTGGCGAAACTACTATTACTGTTGATAGTATTAACGCTGAAGGAAGCTTTATCCGCATTTTAGTTCCTGAAATTCCAGCGGGAGAGTACGATGTACTAGTAACCCCTGAGGGTGGAACTGAAATTACCTTTGACGATAAAATATCAATTATTGAGCCGCAAGCTCCTTTTATCAGTCAGGTGGTACCTTTACAAGGTGTAACGGCGGGTACTGAGGTTGTGATTCAGGGCTTCGGGTTTGGAAGTAACCCAACTGTGGGCATAGGGGAGACAACCGTAAATGTGAATAATGTGAACGCGGAAGGAACCACCATTAGAATTACAGCACCAGACATTCCGGCAGGGGATTACGACGTAAAGGTAACACCCGAGGGCGGGACTGAAATTATTTTTGAGGATAAGATATCAATCATTATTGACGATGGAGGCGATCCCTCAGTAAGTAGCGTTACTCCTAAGCAAGGCATAGTTGGTGCGCAGGTCACCATAACGGGTACTCAACTAGGTGAGGTAGGCGTGCTCTTTGGTAACGAAGCAGCAATCCCTACTGAACAGACCGCCACCAACGTTGTGTTTTTAGTCCCGAATACTGCTATTGTAGGCCAAATCTATCCTATTAGTATTAGCTACGGAGAAGTTGTTGATTCAGTAGCGAGTTTTGAAGTAGTTGATGTTGAGGATACGACGCTACCCGAAATTGTTCCTGAGACAATAATTACTACCTACCGCGATGGTGATGATATTATCTTCACCATAAATGCCAATGATGAGTCTGGTATAGACGAAGAATCAGTGAAGCTATTTTATCGTAAGGTAGGAGACCAGAACCTTGCTGAGCAAGAAATGGTAGTGCAAGAGAATGGGAGTTATAGTACTACACTATCCGTTTCTGACTTGAGCAGTCTGCTTGGTGATGATGGAGTAGGGATAGAATATTACTTTGCAGTAACCGACCGGGCGGGCAATACCGCAACTACTGAGCGGAAAATAATTAATCGTGAATTTACTTCGCTCAGTTTGCTGAGGGTATCCGCAATTGCTAACCCGGAAAATCCTCAGCAACTTGATTATCAGATGATTGGTATTCCGCTGCAACCGCAATCGGTGAGTGGGCAGTTAACCGAATTAGGAGAGTTCAAGAGCGACAATACGGGCAACTGGGCATTGTATCGTTACAGTTCATCTAACAATACTTATGAGCAGTTTGAGCGTAATGAGTTTACCAACTTTGCACCGGGGGTGGGGTATATGTTTGCTTACCGAAATTTCGATAGCACTATTGTGCTTAATGGGCAAACGGTGGGGCTTACTGGCAATACTTTTCCGATTACGATTAATCAAGAGTTTACTTTAATCAGTAACCCGTATTTATCTGATATTGATTGGGGAGCCGTGATCGAGTTCAATGAAGGCCTAGGTATCATTGCCGAAGGGGCTATCAAGAAAGAGCTGCTAAAGTGGAAGCACGGTCAGGGATGGCTTCCGGGCGAAACCCAGTTGCGTCCGTTTGAGGGAGCTTTTGTGGAGGCGACGGGCATTACAGGCTCAGTCACGCTACAGGTTCCGGTTTCACCGGCGGCTCGCTTGGATGCTGGAATAAGAAAAAATACGTTTAGTCAGGACTTAAGCTCCAGTGCGTGGTTGGTTCCTTTTACGCTCGAGTCAGGTCAGCAGTCTTATGAGTTAGGTGGGGTAGGTATGCACCCGGAGGCTAAGATTAACGGCGATCGGTTTGATGCATTAGTTCCTCCTCGTTTTATTGAATACCTGGATATAAGCTTTGCCCGGCGGGATAATTTCAATTCTTCGTTTACTCAAGACGTGGTTCCTACCCAAAATGCTTTCGTATGGGATTTTGAAGTAGCCGCTTCTAGTGGCTCGGCTATCACGCTACGGTGGGACAATACTCAGTTTGGTAACAGCGATTATCAGCTAATGCTATTGGATTTAGAGAGTTTGGTTAAGACCGATCTTCGTTCAGTATCTAGCTACGGCTTTGTGGCGAATCGAGGTCGGAGATTTCAACTGTTTTACGGTACTAGCCGAGACATAGAAGAAGCAATGCAACCCGACCGGTTTTCGGTAGGTACTCCTTACCCGAACCCTACTTCATCTTCCTTGGCCATTCCAGTATCAGTACCCGACACAAAGGCTGACGTTCGGCTGAAGATATTCAACGTTACGGGGCAGCAGGTAGCCGACCAGAGCTACTCTCTAACGGAGGGTTATCATAATTTACAGTGGGAGGGCACAGACATTGACAACCAGAGGGTGCCACCGGGTCTGTACATTTACCGAGTGCAGCAAAATTCGGAGTCAACGTTTAGCGGAAAGTTTGTTGTGCAGTAG